One Tolypothrix bouteillei VB521301 DNA window includes the following coding sequences:
- a CDS encoding chemotaxis protein CheW, whose protein sequence is MSRFTAPSDSNIDFCWNAIGVTGDCTCPKLTTFSHCRNCPVYSASGRRLLERSIPDNYRSEWTQLLAESRTEAEKKPETFSEQSYFPSHALLATETLRVVIFRLQREWLALPAYIFKETTSPSPIHTIPYRSNQILRGLVSIRGELQLCISLTHLLNLEMADTPPQALSPMVYSRMVVVEKAGSGIWVFAVDELFGVHRCHQDELLHTPTGTQATHTYTKGLLKWRDRSVSYLDDELLFHTLSKKVMP, encoded by the coding sequence ATGAGTCGTTTCACTGCCCCATCAGATTCAAATATTGATTTTTGCTGGAATGCTATCGGTGTTACAGGAGATTGTACCTGTCCAAAGCTCACTACTTTTAGCCACTGCCGGAATTGCCCTGTTTACTCTGCAAGCGGTCGTCGTTTATTAGAACGTTCGATTCCTGACAATTATCGGAGTGAATGGACTCAGTTATTGGCTGAATCAAGAACTGAGGCTGAGAAAAAACCAGAGACATTCTCAGAACAAAGCTATTTTCCCTCTCATGCTTTATTAGCCACAGAAACTCTCAGAGTTGTTATCTTTCGCTTGCAACGCGAATGGTTGGCACTTCCCGCCTACATCTTTAAAGAAACGACTTCACCGAGTCCGATTCATACCATACCGTATCGGAGCAATCAAATCTTGCGGGGATTGGTGAGTATTCGAGGTGAATTGCAATTGTGTATTTCTTTAACCCATTTGTTGAATCTGGAGATGGCTGATACCCCTCCTCAAGCTTTAAGTCCTATGGTTTATTCGCGTATGGTTGTGGTGGAAAAAGCAGGTAGTGGTATTTGGGTATTTGCTGTTGATGAATTGTTTGGGGTGCATCGATGTCATCAAGATGAATTGCTTCACACTCCCACAGGTACTCAAGCAACTCATACCTATACTAAAGGATTGTTAAAGTGGCGCGATCGCAGTGTCAGCTATTTGGATGACGAATTGCTATTCCATACTCTTAGCAAAAAGGTGATGCCATGA
- a CDS encoding ATP-binding protein, with amino-acid sequence MSLPAEALTQVSAKVLPLTSRRSKGQTIQEVASVLPANTPAVKLLLIDDQLIVSQAVHRILTEEADISFHYVSDPTQAIQTAMEISPTVILLDLVMPEMDGLMLLRWFRSHSATRDIPIIMLSSKEEPELKAEAFAQGANDYLIKLPDAVELIARIRYHSKAYNNLKALTNATLTAQLQAQQLEHTLKELQKTQVQLIQTEKMSGLGRMVAGVAHEINNPVNFIYGNFDYLENYVYSLLNLIKLYQQEYPQPSSKIQEEFTAINLDFMIEDLCKMISSMKFGTERIREIVLSLRNFSRLDQAEKKRVNIHEGIESTLLILNHRIKQGIEIVKHFDDLPLIECYPAQLNQVFMNIISNAIDALQEVKEEAQKQIVIKTETINDKFIRVTIKDNGPGIDSKIQNKIFEPFFTTKPVNQGTGLGLAISYQIIQKHSGNVDVRSDLGKGTEFVIEIPVLQD; translated from the coding sequence ATGAGTTTGCCAGCAGAAGCACTCACCCAAGTGTCTGCCAAAGTTTTACCTTTAACTTCAAGGAGAAGTAAGGGACAAACTATACAAGAGGTTGCATCTGTTCTACCTGCCAACACACCTGCGGTCAAACTTCTACTGATTGACGATCAGTTGATAGTGAGTCAAGCAGTCCATAGAATCCTGACAGAAGAAGCAGATATTTCCTTTCACTATGTTAGCGATCCAACTCAAGCTATCCAAACAGCAATGGAAATCTCTCCAACAGTGATTCTGCTGGATTTAGTCATGCCCGAAATGGATGGATTGATGTTGCTGCGTTGGTTTCGGTCTCACTCAGCCACTCGCGATATTCCCATCATCATGCTTTCTAGTAAAGAAGAACCGGAACTCAAAGCAGAAGCCTTTGCTCAAGGGGCAAACGATTATCTCATTAAATTGCCTGATGCCGTAGAGCTTATAGCCCGCATCCGCTACCATTCAAAAGCTTACAATAATCTTAAAGCACTCACAAATGCAACGTTAACCGCTCAACTTCAAGCACAGCAATTAGAGCATACCTTAAAGGAATTACAAAAAACTCAAGTTCAACTGATTCAGACAGAGAAAATGTCTGGCTTGGGGCGCATGGTTGCAGGGGTCGCACATGAAATTAATAATCCTGTAAATTTTATTTATGGTAATTTTGATTATTTAGAAAATTATGTTTATTCTTTATTAAATTTAATTAAACTGTATCAACAAGAATATCCCCAACCATCTTCTAAAATTCAAGAGGAATTCACAGCTATTAATCTTGATTTTATGATAGAAGATTTGTGTAAAATGATTTCTTCCATGAAATTTGGAACTGAACGTATACGTGAAATTGTTCTTTCCTTGAGAAACTTTTCCCGACTCGATCAAGCTGAGAAAAAACGGGTCAATATTCATGAAGGGATTGAAAGCACGTTATTAATTTTGAATCATCGTATTAAACAAGGAATCGAAATTGTTAAACACTTTGACGATCTGCCTTTGATTGAGTGTTATCCAGCACAACTCAATCAAGTGTTTATGAATATTATTAGTAATGCTATTGATGCGTTACAAGAGGTAAAAGAAGAAGCACAAAAACAAATTGTTATTAAAACAGAAACAATAAATGATAAGTTCATCCGAGTGACAATTAAAGATAATGGACCGGGAATAGATTCTAAAATACAAAATAAAATTTTTGAACCTTTTTTTACAACCAAGCCTGTCAATCAGGGGACTGGTTTGGGATTAGCCATTAGCTATCAAATTATTCAAAAGCATTCTGGAAATGTGGATGTGAGATCCGACTTGGGTAAAGGTACGGAATTTGTTATTGAAATTCCTGTTTTACAAGACTAG
- a CDS encoding hybrid sensor histidine kinase/response regulator, producing the protein MTEEINVNNLSLLDLFCMEVKAQVAVMNNSLLALEGKPKPKEELTALMRAAHSIKGAARIVHIDAVVTLAHIMEDCFAAAQAEKIVLTTADVDILLQGVDILSHIADICANNPNEQPLEDTRMRSLVTAIANIQTSPPPPISPSPPLPLSPSPPPPLPPSPISNQGVRVGADNLNRLMGLAGESLVEAKWLEPFADSFLQLKAGHTELSDLLEKLQELLANRHLERRIDEQLTAVRQKASEYQQLLSDRYSELEQFSQRSTNLADRLYREVIATRMSPFAEAGQGFPRMVRDIAKQLGKKVKLEIVGKSTLVDRDILDRLEAPLTHMLRNALDHGIELPQERLAALKPEEATIRIEVAHRAGMLFISVSDDGRGIDLEFLRQEVIRKQMTNTEMANRLSEVELIEFLFLPGFSTATTVTEFSGRGVGLNVAHNMVREVGGTVRAVSQPGQGITFYMQLPLTLSVIRALLVEIAGEPYAFPLSRIERVVTLLKSEIAVSENRPFFMMNDRPIELISARQILELPPPTTNPEMLNVILVGDRANCYGLVIDRYLGERSLVVRPLDSRLGKVPNVSAAALMDNGFPVLIVDVEDLVRSIAKAFATGQTSQVNQSTRQITSKTYKHILVVDDSITVREMERKLLENNGYKVEVAVNGVDGWNAIRGGNYDLVVTDIDMPRMNGFELASHIKTHPKLKHTPVIIVSYKDREEDRLQGLEAGADYYLTKSSFHDDTLIQSVIDLIGEA; encoded by the coding sequence ATGACAGAGGAAATCAATGTTAATAATCTTTCCTTGCTAGATTTATTTTGCATGGAAGTCAAGGCTCAAGTTGCCGTCATGAATAATTCCCTATTGGCGCTAGAGGGTAAACCAAAGCCCAAAGAAGAACTGACAGCTTTAATGCGAGCAGCTCATTCCATTAAGGGGGCTGCCAGAATTGTTCATATTGATGCAGTCGTGACCCTTGCTCATATTATGGAAGACTGCTTTGCAGCCGCTCAAGCAGAAAAAATCGTCCTCACAACGGCTGATGTTGATATTTTGCTGCAAGGAGTGGATATACTCTCGCATATAGCAGATATTTGTGCGAACAATCCCAACGAGCAACCGCTAGAAGACACTAGAATGCGATCGCTCGTCACAGCCATTGCCAACATTCAAACTTCTCCCCCTCCCCCCATCTCCCCCTCCCCCCCTCTCCCGCTCTCCCCCTCTCCCCCTCCCCCCCTCCCCCCCTCCCCTATCTCCAACCAAGGAGTGCGAGTTGGTGCAGATAATCTCAATCGTTTAATGGGGCTAGCAGGAGAATCCTTAGTTGAAGCAAAGTGGTTGGAACCATTTGCTGATTCTTTCTTACAGCTAAAAGCAGGTCATACAGAGCTATCGGACTTATTAGAAAAGTTACAAGAATTATTAGCAAACCGTCATTTAGAGCGGCGAATTGACGAGCAGTTGACCGCTGTTCGCCAAAAAGCCAGTGAATACCAACAGCTATTGAGCGATCGCTACAGCGAACTCGAACAATTTTCTCAACGTTCTACCAACCTTGCAGATCGTCTTTATCGAGAAGTCATTGCCACTCGAATGTCTCCGTTTGCTGAAGCCGGTCAAGGATTTCCCCGAATGGTTCGCGATATAGCCAAGCAACTGGGTAAAAAAGTCAAGCTGGAAATTGTTGGTAAATCGACCTTAGTCGATCGAGATATTCTCGATCGCTTGGAAGCACCCCTTACCCACATGCTCAGGAACGCACTCGATCACGGTATTGAGTTACCCCAAGAACGTTTAGCCGCGCTTAAGCCTGAAGAAGCAACCATTCGGATTGAAGTGGCTCATCGTGCTGGAATGCTCTTTATCTCTGTATCGGATGATGGTCGGGGAATAGATCTGGAGTTTTTGCGACAAGAAGTCATTAGAAAGCAAATGACAAATACAGAGATGGCAAATCGACTGAGCGAAGTTGAGTTAATAGAATTCTTATTTTTACCAGGTTTCTCTACAGCCACTACTGTCACAGAATTTTCGGGACGGGGAGTTGGGCTAAACGTAGCTCATAACATGGTGCGGGAAGTGGGGGGAACTGTACGGGCTGTTTCTCAACCGGGACAGGGAATAACTTTTTATATGCAATTACCATTAACACTATCAGTCATTCGCGCCCTACTGGTGGAAATTGCAGGTGAACCTTATGCTTTTCCACTATCACGTATCGAACGCGTTGTCACTCTTTTGAAGTCTGAGATTGCTGTCTCGGAAAATCGTCCGTTTTTTATGATGAACGATCGCCCGATTGAATTGATATCAGCACGTCAAATCCTAGAGTTACCACCACCTACTACAAATCCAGAAATGCTCAATGTTATTTTGGTAGGCGATCGCGCCAACTGTTACGGATTAGTGATAGATAGGTATTTGGGAGAACGCAGTTTGGTTGTCAGACCGTTAGATTCCCGCCTCGGTAAAGTCCCTAATGTTAGCGCAGCTGCTTTAATGGATAATGGTTTTCCCGTGTTGATTGTTGATGTTGAAGACCTAGTGCGTTCCATTGCTAAAGCATTCGCTACCGGGCAAACCAGCCAAGTGAACCAATCTACTCGTCAAATAACCAGTAAAACATACAAGCACATTTTGGTGGTAGATGATTCCATCACCGTGCGCGAAATGGAGCGCAAACTCCTAGAAAACAATGGTTACAAAGTAGAAGTTGCAGTCAATGGAGTGGATGGTTGGAACGCTATACGCGGAGGAAATTACGATTTGGTAGTAACAGATATTGATATGCCCCGAATGAATGGCTTTGAGCTCGCAAGCCACATCAAAACTCATCCCAAGTTAAAGCATACACCCGTGATCATTGTTTCTTATAAGGATCGAGAAGAAGACCGACTTCAAGGATTGGAAGCGGGGGCAGATTACTACCTCACCAAGAGTAGTTTTCATGATGATACCTTAATACAGTCTGTCATTGACTTGATTGGAGAAGCTTAA
- a CDS encoding HAMP domain-containing methyl-accepting chemotaxis protein, with the protein MLKNMSFQWRLISSFSFMGFLVLIVGFMGWNGNSRLSNHISTLANINLLSIDSLWKIKEGQTQIESAQRILLNSDLTPEQRQNTLVKIKESWQQITEGLKQFESTPYNNKEEENLRIKFYPIWERWKQSHQEFMQIEEEYTRMGIRNPWKRELELIRQNQDNSSEMGSTKAALAKYIKLHEHTLHEKNVIFKQIDEVTTALLKNNQNFAKYIYNGAEKDVAISTFLISTATVVGPLLAILLGILISRQIATQVIRVVGVAEQISTGDLTTQLSVDSNQKDEIGKLLFSFQTMIQNLNILIRQVQQSGIEVTTSATQIAASGKQLEATMTEQVASTNEVAATAKEISATSRELVKTMEEVALMSQTTTTATSSSQKDLLRMEATMRQLGEATNIIASRLGTIGEKANNINNIVVMITKVADQTNLLSLNAAIEAEKAGEYGLGFAVVAREIRRLADQTAVATLEIEKMVKQMQSSVSAGVMEMDKFAKEVGQSVADVANISGQMSHIIEQVQELTPRFEAVNSGMEAQSQGAQQISDAMVQLSNTSIQTTDSLREINNAITRLNQVARGLRQEITRFQVKTDNSTQTLPFSYKQTENVV; encoded by the coding sequence ATGCTAAAAAACATGAGCTTTCAATGGCGACTCATTAGTTCCTTTTCATTTATGGGTTTTCTGGTATTAATTGTTGGTTTTATGGGATGGAACGGAAATTCTCGCTTATCAAACCATATTAGCACTTTAGCCAACATCAATCTCTTAAGTATCGATAGTTTGTGGAAAATTAAAGAGGGTCAAACTCAAATTGAATCAGCACAGAGGATTTTATTAAATTCAGATTTAACACCAGAGCAAAGGCAAAATACATTAGTTAAAATAAAAGAATCGTGGCAGCAAATTACTGAGGGACTTAAGCAATTTGAATCGACTCCTTACAATAATAAGGAAGAAGAAAATCTGAGAATAAAATTCTATCCCATATGGGAAAGATGGAAACAATCTCACCAAGAATTCATGCAAATTGAGGAAGAATACACGCGTATGGGTATTCGGAATCCTTGGAAACGCGAACTTGAATTAATACGCCAAAATCAAGATAATTCTTCTGAGATGGGGTCTACCAAAGCCGCTTTGGCAAAATATATCAAATTGCACGAACATACCTTGCATGAAAAAAATGTTATTTTTAAACAAATTGATGAAGTTACTACCGCTCTTTTAAAAAACAATCAGAACTTTGCTAAATATATTTACAATGGTGCAGAAAAAGACGTAGCCATTAGTACCTTCTTGATTTCTACAGCCACAGTTGTTGGACCTCTTTTAGCAATTCTGCTAGGGATTCTTATTTCCCGGCAAATTGCAACTCAAGTCATCCGTGTTGTAGGTGTTGCCGAGCAAATTTCTACAGGAGATTTGACCACGCAATTGAGCGTAGATTCAAATCAAAAGGATGAAATTGGCAAGCTTTTATTTTCCTTTCAAACCATGATTCAGAATTTGAATATTCTTATTCGTCAAGTACAGCAGTCAGGAATTGAAGTCACAACTTCAGCCACCCAAATTGCTGCTTCGGGGAAGCAATTAGAAGCGACAATGACCGAACAAGTCGCTTCTACTAACGAAGTCGCAGCTACAGCTAAAGAAATATCTGCCACTTCCAGGGAACTAGTTAAAACTATGGAAGAAGTGGCACTCATGTCACAAACCACAACAACAGCAACAAGCAGCAGCCAAAAAGATTTACTTCGTATGGAAGCAACTATGCGGCAGTTAGGAGAAGCTACGAATATCATTGCTTCAAGACTTGGAACAATCGGTGAAAAGGCAAACAACATCAACAATATTGTGGTGATGATTACCAAAGTAGCAGACCAAACCAATTTGCTGTCATTAAATGCAGCCATTGAAGCAGAAAAAGCTGGGGAGTATGGTTTGGGGTTTGCGGTGGTAGCCAGAGAAATTCGACGTTTGGCAGACCAAACAGCTGTCGCTACCTTGGAAATTGAAAAAATGGTCAAGCAAATGCAATCTTCCGTGTCAGCCGGTGTGATGGAGATGGATAAATTTGCTAAAGAAGTGGGACAAAGTGTGGCAGATGTTGCCAATATTAGCGGGCAAATGTCTCACATTATCGAGCAGGTGCAAGAACTGACACCGAGATTTGAGGCGGTTAACTCTGGAATGGAAGCACAATCTCAGGGAGCGCAACAAATCAGTGATGCTATGGTGCAGTTGAGCAATACCTCAATCCAAACAACCGATTCTTTGAGAGAAATCAATAATGCTATTACTCGACTCAATCAAGTTGCTCGGGGATTGCGTCAGGAGATAACTCGCTTTCAAGTCAAGACAGATAATTCTACTCAAACGCTGCCATTTTCTTACAAGCAAACTGAGAATGTCGTTTAA
- a CDS encoding response regulator transcription factor has product MKEPSMKDHKRLLLIDDDPNLILLVKDYLEFRGYEVITAENGREALEILEQDIPDMIICDVMMPEMDGYTFVEQVRQNERTSWIPVLFLSAKGQSADRVKGLNKGADVYMVKPFEPEELVAQVESSLKQTIRWKEHQAKGGENGSRIQVPFDVQLTPTELKVVQFVARGLANREIAEELNVSQRTVESHVSNMLGKTNLHNRTELARWAIENQMA; this is encoded by the coding sequence ATGAAAGAACCCAGCATGAAAGATCACAAACGACTTCTATTAATTGATGATGACCCCAACCTCATTTTGCTGGTGAAGGATTATTTGGAATTCCGGGGTTATGAAGTCATCACTGCCGAAAATGGTCGCGAAGCACTGGAAATTTTGGAGCAGGATATTCCAGACATGATCATTTGTGACGTGATGATGCCGGAGATGGACGGGTACACTTTTGTAGAACAAGTCCGGCAAAACGAACGCACCAGTTGGATTCCCGTTCTCTTCCTTTCAGCTAAGGGACAAAGCGCAGACCGAGTAAAAGGTCTGAATAAAGGTGCTGATGTATACATGGTCAAGCCTTTTGAGCCAGAGGAACTCGTAGCACAGGTAGAATCTTCTCTGAAGCAGACCATTCGCTGGAAAGAACACCAAGCAAAAGGAGGGGAAAACGGTTCTCGTATCCAAGTTCCCTTTGACGTACAGCTGACCCCTACCGAACTGAAAGTTGTTCAATTTGTGGCGCGAGGCTTAGCTAACCGCGAAATCGCTGAAGAATTAAATGTCAGTCAGCGCACAGTCGAAAGCCACGTGTCTAATATGTTGGGCAAAACCAATCTCCACAACCGCACCGAATTAGCACGGTGGGCGATCGAAAACCAAATGGCGTAA
- a CDS encoding methyl-accepting chemotaxis protein translates to MQQGIKINQFVLGGCGIIVILTAIASSVSKGTNDSLIASSNSLLLTHSVKTQLKEIEKNLIDAETGQRGFILTKKEEYLEPYRTATNRLRNAYLELESKISDRAAQKTIINEIEALSQQKLNELEETINLKKANREQEALNLILSDRGKKIMDAIRQKLDELTRLENQEIENQQKQATQVQTFADFVILLTFICIVSTVVVVSLATILIPSRALSLSLQNAFTLAEKVSQGDLTSQVEVSSNNVIGKLMTVLKNMTQSLNSLVRQVQQSAVQVTTSATQIAAFGKQLEATMTEQVASTNEVAVTAKEIAVTSRELVKTMEEVALMSQGTTTAANSSQKDLLRMEATMRQLGEATHIIASRLGVISEKANNINNIVVTITKVADQTNLLSLNAAIEAEKAGEYGLGFAVVAREIRRLADQTAVATLEIEKMVKQMQSSVSAGVMEMDKFAKEVGQSVADVANISGQMSHIIEQVQELTPRFDAVNSGMEAQSQGAQQISDAMVQLSNTSIQTTDSLQEINNAIAQLNHVAWGLHQEMTRFKVKTDNVAM, encoded by the coding sequence ATGCAACAGGGTATAAAAATTAATCAATTTGTATTGGGTGGTTGTGGAATCATTGTTATTTTAACAGCTATTGCTAGTTCTGTTTCCAAAGGAACCAATGATTCCTTAATTGCATCATCTAATTCGTTACTATTAACTCATTCAGTAAAAACTCAATTAAAAGAAATTGAAAAAAATTTAATTGATGCAGAAACAGGACAGCGCGGTTTTATTCTTACAAAGAAAGAAGAGTATTTAGAACCTTACAGAACAGCTACAAATCGATTACGCAATGCTTATTTAGAATTGGAATCTAAAATTAGCGATCGCGCTGCACAAAAAACAATCATTAATGAAATTGAAGCCTTATCACAGCAAAAATTGAATGAATTAGAAGAAACAATCAACTTAAAAAAGGCCAACCGAGAACAAGAAGCATTAAATTTGATTCTTTCAGATCGGGGGAAAAAAATTATGGACGCTATCAGGCAAAAGTTAGATGAGTTGACTCGATTAGAAAATCAAGAAATAGAAAATCAACAAAAACAAGCAACTCAAGTACAAACCTTTGCTGATTTTGTTATCTTGTTAACGTTTATCTGTATTGTCAGCACTGTAGTGGTTGTTTCACTAGCCACAATTTTGATTCCCAGTCGGGCTTTAAGTCTTTCCTTACAAAATGCGTTTACTTTAGCAGAAAAGGTTTCTCAGGGAGATTTGACAAGTCAGGTTGAAGTCTCTTCTAACAATGTCATTGGGAAATTAATGACTGTACTTAAAAATATGACCCAAAGCTTGAACTCTTTGGTGCGTCAAGTACAGCAATCCGCTGTTCAAGTGACAACCTCAGCCACTCAAATTGCTGCTTTCGGGAAACAATTGGAAGCTACAATGACCGAACAAGTAGCTTCTACCAATGAAGTGGCAGTGACTGCTAAAGAAATAGCTGTCACTTCCAGGGAACTAGTTAAAACTATGGAAGAAGTGGCACTCATGTCACAAGGGACTACAACAGCAGCCAATAGCAGTCAAAAAGATCTTCTACGCATGGAAGCAACCATGCGTCAGTTGGGGGAAGCAACTCATATCATTGCCTCACGTTTGGGAGTTATTAGTGAAAAGGCAAACAACATCAACAATATTGTGGTAACCATTACCAAAGTAGCAGATCAAACTAATCTGCTGTCATTAAATGCAGCCATTGAGGCAGAAAAAGCCGGAGAGTATGGTTTGGGTTTTGCGGTGGTAGCCAGAGAAATTCGACGTTTGGCAGATCAAACAGCTGTCGCCACCTTGGAAATTGAAAAAATGGTCAAGCAAATGCAATCTTCTGTGTCAGCCGGTGTGATGGAGATGGATAAATTTGCTAAAGAAGTGGGACAAAGTGTGGCAGATGTTGCCAATATTAGCGGGCAAATGTCTCACATCATCGAGCAGGTGCAAGAACTGACACCGAGATTTGATGCGGTTAACTCTGGAATGGAAGCGCAATCTCAGGGAGCGCAACAAATTAGCGATGCTATGGTGCAGTTAAGCAACACCTCAATCCAAACAACTGATTCTTTACAGGAAATTAATAACGCGATCGCCCAACTCAACCATGTTGCTTGGGGATTGCATCAGGAGATGACCCGTTTCAAAGTCAAAACCGACAATGTTGCCATGTAA
- a CDS encoding NIL domain-containing protein, translating into MALLVKQGKSTNNFRDNRRTETRVTVYIPKDMHEQPVISKLISHSGVTVNIATAQLLGDVPQKGCLDLELRGTVFQIASALTYLDELNLEIKHKAVVGQDGW; encoded by the coding sequence ATGGCTCTTTTGGTCAAACAGGGTAAATCTACCAATAATTTCCGAGACAACAGACGCACTGAAACTCGCGTTACGGTTTACATTCCCAAAGATATGCACGAACAGCCCGTTATTTCCAAGCTGATCTCTCACAGCGGAGTTACGGTTAATATCGCTACCGCACAACTCCTTGGGGATGTACCGCAGAAAGGCTGTCTTGATTTGGAACTCCGAGGAACAGTTTTCCAAATTGCTAGTGCCTTAACCTATCTGGATGAACTGAACTTAGAAATTAAGCATAAGGCAGTTGTCGGTCAAGACGGTTGGTAA
- a CDS encoding chemotaxis response regulator protein-glutamate methylesterase, with protein MRIAIVNDAPIAVEALRQAIAMKPDYEIAWVAFDGVEAVTKCSVDTPDLILMDVLMPEMDGVEATRRIMSQSPCAILMVTASVNRYAAKVFEAMGYGALDAINTPTISYGQQTIDGTGLLKKIATISRLIGKSSYHHLQSSQHNKLLIAIGASTGGPQALATILSQFPKDFQAAFIVIQHIDAQFAPGLAAWLDAQIPMTVQLAIPGSTPHKGIVLIAGKNHHLIVRPDMTLAYDRQPLDSFYHPSVDVFFKSVANHWIGHGVGVLLTGMGRDGAQGLKLLRDKGWHTIAQDRQTSIVYGMPKAAVDLGAAVEVLPVDAIANACIRHLQNQNEG; from the coding sequence GTGAGAATTGCCATTGTTAACGATGCACCGATTGCAGTAGAAGCGCTGCGACAAGCGATCGCTATGAAACCGGATTATGAGATAGCATGGGTTGCTTTTGATGGCGTTGAAGCTGTTACAAAATGTAGCGTAGATACTCCAGACCTGATTTTGATGGATGTACTAATGCCTGAGATGGATGGAGTGGAAGCCACCCGGCGCATCATGAGTCAATCTCCTTGTGCTATTCTTATGGTGACTGCGAGTGTCAATCGCTACGCTGCTAAGGTTTTTGAAGCAATGGGCTACGGAGCATTAGACGCTATCAATACCCCTACTATAAGTTACGGTCAGCAAACAATTGATGGGACTGGGCTACTTAAAAAAATTGCAACTATCTCCAGATTAATTGGCAAAAGTTCATACCATCATTTACAGTCTAGCCAACACAACAAGCTCTTAATTGCGATTGGGGCTTCTACAGGAGGTCCTCAAGCATTAGCCACAATTCTGTCTCAATTCCCCAAAGATTTTCAGGCGGCGTTTATTGTTATTCAGCATATTGATGCCCAGTTTGCTCCAGGTTTAGCGGCTTGGTTAGACGCGCAAATCCCGATGACCGTACAGCTTGCCATTCCCGGTTCTACACCACACAAAGGTATCGTTCTCATTGCTGGTAAAAATCATCATCTTATCGTGCGTCCTGACATGACTCTTGCTTATGACAGGCAACCTCTAGATAGTTTTTATCATCCTTCCGTTGATGTTTTCTTTAAGAGTGTTGCCAATCATTGGATCGGTCATGGAGTCGGGGTACTGTTAACCGGTATGGGACGGGATGGTGCTCAAGGCTTAAAACTCTTGCGAGATAAAGGTTGGCATACGATTGCCCAAGATCGACAAACCTCAATTGTCTATGGTATGCCCAAAGCCGCTGTGGACTTGGGAGCTGCTGTGGAGGTGTTACCCGTTGATGCGATCGCGAATGCTTGTATAAGGCATTTGCAAAATCAGAATGAGGGGTGA
- the groES gene encoding co-chaperone GroES, producing MAAVSLSVSTVKPLGERVFVKVSASEEKTAGGLYLPDTAKEKPQVGEVVAVGDGKLKDDGSRQALDVKVGDKVLYSKYAGTDIRLGTDEYVLLSEKDILAIVS from the coding sequence ATGGCAGCAGTATCTCTTAGCGTTTCTACAGTAAAACCTCTAGGTGAACGCGTATTCGTCAAGGTCAGCGCATCAGAAGAAAAGACCGCAGGTGGTCTGTACTTACCCGACACTGCAAAAGAGAAGCCCCAAGTAGGGGAAGTCGTTGCAGTTGGTGATGGCAAACTCAAAGATGACGGTAGCCGTCAGGCATTGGACGTTAAAGTAGGAGACAAAGTCCTCTACTCCAAATACGCCGGTACTGACATCAGATTGGGTACAGACGAGTATGTACTGCTTTCTGAAAAAGACATTCTAGCAATTGTGAGCTAA